GGCTGATGATTTTGAGACCAGTAACAGCATGGCGGCTGAGCGCCAGCCCAGATTGCTGGTGACACGATTTGGGGTGCTCAAGCACTTGCGTAACGGGACACTCGCCCAGCTAAAGCAGCAATTCCAACGTCATTGGGATGCTTGGCGCGACGCGCGTGAAGCAGCAATCGAAGCTTATAGGGAAGGACACTAATCATGCTGACACTGCAGGAAGTGGCTGGCGCAATCATTCAGCGTGTAGAGGGTCGGTATGACGTGTGTCCCCGGGACGTAACGGAGCTAATGCTGCCTGAGGTCGACTACGACTCGCATGTTCTTCGACTCAAGCGCTCCCACATCGAACGGGCGGGCTGGCGGACGGTTCTGCTCATCGAGCTTCCACTGACGGCCCTTCAGGCAGCCAACCAGTGGGCAGCCGATGTCCGGGATGTGCTGCCCGAACCTGAGACTGCAGACCTCTATATGTTTCTGATGATCAGCGGTATCGCCAAGGATGACGCTGCACGGATTGAGACGGATGACAGATTTTGCCGCAAGGTTGTTGTGCGCGAATCTGAAGCAGCTGGTGATTTTCTTAACCGGACATTCTTGGCGGCCTTGGATCCCGCTGGCGATGTCGAGACGCTGAGCGATCCATTGGTGTCGGCGCTGAACACGCTGTCCAATGCATACCCTTGGTCTGCTCCACACATCGCTGCTTGGAAAACGCAGTTTCTGACCAACCAAAACGGAGCGGATGTGGTGCGTGTTCTTACCGACTCGCTGGGTGAAAGCGAGGTTCAGTCGTGAGCAAGTTGAATTCAATCACCCTGTCGAACCTGCGCAAATTCGGGTCGGAAGTCACCATCGAGCTGAGTCCCGGAGCGACTATTTTGCTCGCGCCCAATGGTACTGGCAAAACAACGGTATTTGAGGCGATCGAGTTTGGCCTAACCGGGAAAATCGCGCGTCTCCGTGACGACCTTGCCCACATCATTCGTGATGATCAGGCGGCAGCGACAGTCAGTCTGAGTTTTTCTGAGTTAACTGCGACATCACGCGTGACTGCAGCGGGCGAGGTCAGCCGGGACGGAGACTTGAGCAGCGTCTTCCCTAATGTGTCTGCAAATGACATCCCATTCTTGCTGCGTCTAACTCACCTCTTGGATCAGAGGGAGAACGGGTGGATCGTTAATGCAGAAGAAAAGGAAGCCGGAACCCAGTTGGCGAAGCTGCCGATTGGTCGCG
This DNA window, taken from Pseudomonas sp. FeN3W, encodes the following:
- a CDS encoding ABC-three component system middle component 1; translated protein: MLTLQEVAGAIIQRVEGRYDVCPRDVTELMLPEVDYDSHVLRLKRSHIERAGWRTVLLIELPLTALQAANQWAADVRDVLPEPETADLYMFLMISGIAKDDAARIETDDRFCRKVVVRESEAAGDFLNRTFLAALDPAGDVETLSDPLVSALNTLSNAYPWSAPHIAAWKTQFLTNQNGADVVRVLTDSLGESEVQS